The Pirellulimonas nuda genome includes a region encoding these proteins:
- a CDS encoding endonuclease/exonuclease/phosphatase family protein: MTTLLAAATPVRGEESKPVRLRVATYNVSMYRDGPFQLASELFQEGSAQATRIAEVLQRVRPDIVLLNEFDRDYEKDWARRGFMGRRYLQRPQAGLEPIVYPHFYYAPVNTGVSSGIDLDRDGQVRGPNDAFGFGRYPGQYGMLLLSRFPIDHEASHAFSKLRWIDTSDAKLPIDSETGEHYYSEEALNVFRLPSKSFWDVCVRVPGSGGQPLHLLCSHPAPPVFDGPEDRNGKRNFDEIGLVAKYLSGLPDLFVDDEGKRVTPPTDEPCVVLGDLNADPVDGDGVAGAIQQLLEHPRIDSSFTPTSRGGAAASLATPEVNGAHRGDPAADTANFGGEGYANLRVDYVLPTRGIRVIDGGVYWPVAGEPGAEAIGATDHRLVWLDLELPATPCDAANKPGLPRRSPTSPPPALAPPAPR, from the coding sequence ATGACGACGTTGTTAGCCGCCGCGACGCCGGTCCGCGGAGAAGAATCGAAGCCAGTTCGACTGCGGGTAGCTACGTACAACGTGTCGATGTACCGGGATGGCCCGTTTCAGCTGGCCAGCGAACTGTTTCAAGAAGGGTCCGCGCAAGCGACCAGGATCGCCGAGGTCCTACAGCGGGTCCGGCCCGACATTGTGTTGCTCAACGAGTTCGATAGAGACTACGAGAAAGATTGGGCCCGTAGAGGCTTTATGGGGCGCCGTTATCTCCAGCGGCCGCAAGCTGGATTGGAGCCGATTGTCTACCCCCATTTCTACTACGCTCCCGTCAATACCGGGGTTTCTTCTGGCATCGATCTTGACCGCGATGGCCAAGTCCGTGGCCCCAACGACGCCTTCGGCTTCGGTCGCTATCCCGGGCAGTACGGCATGTTGCTGCTGTCGCGTTTTCCGATCGACCACGAGGCGAGCCACGCATTCTCCAAGCTGCGCTGGATCGATACCTCCGATGCGAAGCTGCCGATCGACTCCGAAACAGGGGAACACTACTACTCCGAAGAGGCCCTCAACGTCTTCCGGCTCCCGTCGAAGAGCTTCTGGGACGTTTGCGTCCGAGTCCCTGGCTCGGGCGGCCAGCCGCTGCACCTGTTATGTTCGCATCCGGCGCCGCCGGTGTTCGACGGCCCTGAAGACCGCAACGGCAAGCGCAACTTCGATGAGATTGGGTTGGTCGCGAAGTACTTGTCGGGCTTGCCCGACCTGTTTGTGGACGACGAGGGGAAGCGAGTCACGCCACCGACGGACGAGCCGTGCGTTGTGCTGGGAGACCTGAACGCCGACCCCGTAGACGGCGACGGCGTGGCGGGCGCCATCCAGCAACTGCTAGAGCACCCGCGGATCGACAGCTCGTTTACCCCCACCAGCCGGGGCGGCGCTGCCGCGTCGCTCGCGACGCCGGAGGTGAACGGGGCGCACCGCGGCGATCCGGCGGCCGACACCGCCAACTTCGGCGGCGAAGGCTACGCGAATCTGCGCGTCGACTACGTGCTGCCGACGCGAGGGATCAGGGTGATCGACGGCGGCGTGTACTGGCCCGTCGCGGGCGAGCCGGGCGCCGAGGCGATCGGCGCCACCGACCACCGGCTGGTGTGGCTCGATCTCGAGCTGCCCGCTACGCCTTGCGACGCCGCAAACAAACCAGGCCTGCCACGGCGATCGCCAACGTCGCCGCCGCCGGCTCTGGCACCGCCGGCGCCGAGATGA
- the upp gene encoding uracil phosphoribosyltransferase: protein MSHPPVCAVDHPLVALHLSQLRDKATPPPEFRLLVRRLAMLLAYEATRDLATAPVTIETPLTSTEGKKLGETIGIVPILRAGLAMVDPLIDLIPDAQVWHLGLYRDEETAQPVEYYSKLPDRRPVDVAMVVDPMLATGGSAVAALDTLKRWGVKRTMLLSIIASQPGVDRLREEHPETRLFVCCIDPELNDQQYIVPGLGDAGDRVFNTLVS from the coding sequence ATGAGTCATCCGCCGGTGTGCGCCGTCGATCACCCGCTGGTCGCCCTGCATTTGTCGCAATTACGAGACAAGGCGACCCCTCCCCCCGAGTTCCGTCTGCTGGTCCGCCGGCTCGCCATGCTGCTCGCCTACGAGGCGACGCGCGACCTGGCGACGGCGCCGGTGACCATCGAAACCCCGCTGACTTCCACCGAAGGAAAGAAGCTGGGCGAGACCATCGGCATCGTGCCCATCCTGCGGGCGGGCCTCGCGATGGTCGACCCGCTGATCGACCTCATCCCGGACGCCCAGGTGTGGCACCTGGGGCTTTATCGCGACGAGGAGACGGCCCAGCCGGTGGAGTACTACAGCAAGCTCCCCGACCGCCGGCCGGTAGACGTGGCCATGGTGGTCGACCCGATGCTGGCCACCGGCGGGTCGGCCGTTGCGGCGCTCGACACGCTCAAGCGTTGGGGCGTCAAGCGGACGATGCTGCTCTCGATCATCGCCTCGCAGCCGGGCGTCGATCGCCTACGCGAGGAGCACCCCGAGACCCGCTTGTTCGTCTGCTGCATCGACCCGGAGCTAAACGACCAGCAGTACATCGTCCCGGGCCTCGGCGACGCCGGCGACCGAGTGTTCAACACGCTGGTGTCGTAG
- a CDS encoding NupC/NupG family nucleoside CNT transporter, producing the protein MPPQLISFFGLFVMIGLAWLMSAHKTRVSWRVVIAGLALQFVFALLILKTQWGVYLFEQLGEVFNRLLLYIEEGASLMFSVNARQEDPELPPRFLLLRTFAFGVLPTIIVFSSLMSILYHLGIMQRVIGALAWVMRRTLGTSGAETLSAAANIFVGQTEAPLVIRPYVATMTMSELMVVMVGGFATIAGGVLAIYVQLLGPGYAGHLLTASVISAPAALLIAKVLQPEVDHPVTADPSRAGLVEEPTPAGPTASSEPETPKPEMPRAGNVLEAAAEGASSGMALALNVAAMLITFVALVAMLNGIVGWAGGRFGFTGDDAWTLQQGFGYGFAPLAWAMGIQWSECVAAGAMLGEKMVLNEFYAYLSLSNAVKQETLSPRTITILTYALCGFANFSSIGIQLGGIGGIAPQRRSDLAKLGLRAMLGGTLAAFMTACIAGILL; encoded by the coding sequence ATGCCGCCCCAATTGATCAGCTTCTTCGGCCTGTTCGTGATGATCGGCCTGGCGTGGCTGATGAGCGCCCACAAGACGCGGGTGAGCTGGCGGGTGGTGATCGCGGGGCTGGCGCTGCAGTTCGTCTTTGCACTGCTGATCCTGAAGACCCAGTGGGGCGTTTATCTGTTCGAACAACTGGGGGAGGTGTTCAACCGGTTGCTGCTCTACATCGAAGAGGGCGCCTCGCTGATGTTCAGCGTGAACGCCCGCCAGGAAGACCCAGAATTGCCCCCCAGGTTCCTGCTGCTGCGGACGTTCGCCTTCGGCGTGTTGCCGACCATCATCGTGTTTTCTTCTTTGATGTCGATCCTTTACCACCTGGGGATCATGCAACGCGTGATCGGCGCCCTTGCTTGGGTGATGCGGAGAACGCTCGGAACCTCGGGCGCCGAGACCCTCTCCGCCGCGGCCAACATCTTCGTTGGCCAGACCGAGGCGCCCCTGGTGATCCGGCCGTACGTGGCCACGATGACCATGTCGGAGTTGATGGTGGTGATGGTAGGGGGTTTCGCGACGATCGCCGGCGGCGTGCTGGCGATCTACGTCCAACTGCTGGGCCCCGGGTACGCGGGGCACCTGCTGACCGCGTCGGTCATCTCTGCCCCGGCCGCGCTGCTGATCGCCAAGGTCTTGCAGCCCGAGGTCGACCACCCGGTGACGGCCGACCCTTCACGGGCCGGGCTCGTGGAGGAGCCCACTCCAGCAGGCCCAACCGCCAGCAGCGAGCCGGAGACCCCTAAGCCCGAGATGCCCCGTGCCGGCAACGTGCTGGAAGCCGCGGCCGAGGGCGCCTCGTCTGGCATGGCGCTTGCGCTGAACGTCGCGGCGATGCTCATCACGTTTGTGGCGCTCGTGGCGATGCTTAACGGCATCGTCGGCTGGGCGGGAGGCCGGTTCGGCTTCACCGGCGACGACGCCTGGACCCTGCAGCAGGGCTTCGGGTACGGCTTCGCTCCGCTCGCCTGGGCGATGGGCATCCAGTGGTCCGAATGCGTCGCTGCGGGGGCGATGCTCGGCGAGAAGATGGTGCTTAACGAGTTCTACGCCTACCTCTCGCTCTCCAACGCCGTAAAGCAAGAAACCCTTAGCCCCCGCACCATCACTATCCTTACCTACGCGCTGTGTGGCTTCGCCAACTTCAGCTCCATCGGAATCCAGCTCGGCGGCATCGGCGGCATCGCCCCCCAGCGACGCAGCGACCTGGCCAAGCTCGGCCTCCGCGCCATGCTGGGCGGCACCCTGGCCGCCTTCATGACCGCCTGCATCGCGGGCATCTTGCTCTAG
- the hpt gene encoding hypoxanthine phosphoribosyltransferase: MKTLLSEQQLHDGVQRMAREIAETYADRHLTIIAVLTGSLVLVADLIRLIDLPMRLGVISASSYRGATTTRGELVINAEKMVDIADRDVLLVDDIFDTGHTLVKVMEKMQDHGPTSLRSAVLLRKAARQEVDYTPDFIGFDIPDEFVVGYGLDFEDLYRNLPSLVALEPIDLVQHHAD; this comes from the coding sequence ATGAAAACGCTTCTCTCCGAACAACAGCTCCACGACGGCGTCCAGCGGATGGCTCGCGAGATCGCCGAAACCTACGCCGATCGGCACCTGACCATCATCGCGGTGCTCACCGGCAGCCTGGTCCTGGTGGCAGACCTCATCCGGCTCATCGACCTGCCGATGCGGCTCGGCGTGATTAGCGCCAGCAGCTACCGCGGCGCCACGACCACTCGCGGCGAGCTGGTGATCAACGCGGAGAAGATGGTCGACATCGCCGATCGCGACGTGCTGCTGGTCGACGACATCTTCGACACCGGCCACACGCTGGTGAAGGTGATGGAGAAGATGCAGGACCACGGGCCCACGTCGCTCCGCAGCGCGGTGCTGCTGCGCAAGGCGGCCCGCCAAGAAGTGGACTACACCCCCGACTTCATCGGCTTCGACATCCCCGACGAGTTCGTGGTCGGCTACGGCCTCGACTTCGAGGACCTGTACCGCAACCTCCCGTCGCTGGTGGCGCTCGAGCCCATCGACCTGGTCCAGCACCACGCAGACTAG
- the cdd gene encoding cytidine deaminase has translation MTPQQQQTLIDSAIAARGNAYAPYSNFLVGAALLTDNGGVVAGANVENASYGLTLCAERVAAGAAVAAGARGIVAVAVATEGGAAPCGACRQFLNEFGSAMTVLCVDSASGRVTREVLLSELLPESFGPAALGGTRRP, from the coding sequence ATGACCCCCCAGCAGCAACAAACCCTGATCGACTCCGCGATCGCCGCGCGCGGAAACGCGTATGCCCCGTACTCCAACTTCCTGGTCGGCGCCGCGTTGCTAACGGACAACGGAGGCGTAGTGGCCGGCGCCAACGTGGAGAACGCTTCCTACGGGCTGACGCTTTGTGCCGAGCGCGTGGCGGCGGGCGCGGCGGTCGCCGCGGGGGCGCGCGGGATCGTGGCCGTCGCGGTCGCCACCGAGGGGGGCGCGGCGCCGTGCGGGGCTTGTCGGCAGTTTCTCAATGAGTTTGGCAGCGCGATGACCGTGCTGTGCGTCGACTCTGCCTCGGGAAGGGTGACGCGCGAAGTCCTGCTCTCGGAGCTGCTTCCCGAGAGCTTTGGTCCGGCGGCGCTGGGTGGGACGCGCCGACCTTAG
- a CDS encoding thymidine phosphorylase — translation MNIVELIARKRDGAELAGEEIAGLVAGYAVGDVPDYQMAAWAMAVACRGMTAEETAALTEAMLRSGEVFSWPAGGPPKVDKHSSGGIGDKVSLILAPALAACGMAVPMISGRGLGATGGTLDKLEAIPGFRTGLSMDEARGVVDKVGCVICAASSQLAPADRKLYALRDVTGTVPSIPLITASIMSKKLAEGLDALVLDVKCGSGAFMKTTADALALAESLTATAARMGVACTALVTDMNQPLGRMCGNAVEVQESVACLAGAGPGDLRELTVELGAELFSLAGKGTLEEGRAALAGSLDDGTAMQKYREMVICQDGDPDAELPRAPETMVTAERAGTIARIDTEKLGWAIIGLGGGRQKLEDAIDPAVGLEMLVRIGDRVEAGQPIVGLFARKKDETGATAAVRRAITIADQTTSPPPLVIQRVTA, via the coding sequence ATGAACATCGTCGAACTAATCGCCCGCAAACGCGATGGCGCCGAGCTGGCAGGCGAAGAGATCGCGGGGCTGGTGGCCGGCTACGCCGTCGGTGACGTGCCCGACTACCAGATGGCGGCTTGGGCGATGGCCGTGGCTTGCCGGGGGATGACGGCCGAAGAAACCGCGGCGCTGACCGAGGCGATGCTCCGCAGCGGCGAGGTGTTTTCTTGGCCCGCCGGGGGGCCGCCGAAGGTCGACAAGCACTCCAGCGGCGGCATCGGCGACAAGGTCTCGTTGATCTTGGCGCCCGCCTTGGCGGCGTGCGGGATGGCGGTGCCGATGATCTCTGGCCGGGGGCTCGGCGCGACCGGGGGGACGCTCGACAAGCTCGAAGCGATCCCGGGGTTCCGCACGGGGCTCTCCATGGACGAGGCGCGCGGCGTTGTTGACAAGGTCGGCTGCGTGATCTGCGCCGCGTCCAGCCAGCTCGCCCCCGCGGACCGCAAACTGTACGCCCTACGGGATGTAACAGGCACCGTGCCCTCGATCCCGCTGATCACCGCCAGCATCATGAGCAAGAAGCTGGCCGAGGGGCTCGACGCGTTGGTGCTGGACGTGAAGTGCGGCAGCGGGGCGTTCATGAAGACCACCGCGGACGCCTTGGCGCTGGCCGAATCGCTCACCGCCACCGCGGCGCGGATGGGGGTGGCCTGCACCGCGCTGGTGACCGACATGAACCAGCCATTGGGACGGATGTGCGGCAACGCGGTGGAGGTGCAGGAGTCGGTCGCGTGCCTCGCGGGCGCCGGGCCCGGCGACCTGCGGGAGCTGACGGTCGAGCTTGGCGCCGAGCTGTTCTCGCTCGCCGGCAAGGGGACCCTGGAGGAGGGTCGCGCGGCGCTTGCCGGCTCGTTGGACGACGGCACGGCGATGCAGAAGTACCGCGAGATGGTCATCTGTCAGGATGGCGACCCTGATGCGGAGCTGCCGCGGGCGCCCGAAACGATGGTGACCGCCGAGCGTGCGGGAACGATCGCCAGGATCGATACCGAGAAGCTCGGCTGGGCGATCATCGGCCTGGGGGGGGGGCGGCAGAAGCTAGAAGACGCCATCGACCCGGCGGTCGGGCTGGAGATGCTGGTCCGGATCGGCGACCGCGTCGAGGCGGGTCAGCCGATCGTCGGCTTGTTCGCCCGCAAGAAAGATGAGACGGGCGCCACGGCCGCTGTCCGCCGGGCAATCACGATCGCCGACCAAACCACGTCGCCCCCGCCGCTGGTGATTCAGCGGGTCACGGCGTAA
- a CDS encoding purine-nucleoside phosphorylase — MNPLQHAFDAVRSRWPHEPDLGLILGSGLGAVADAIAEPVVVPYAEVPGFARSTAIGHAGRLICGWLGGKPVVAMQGRFHLYEGWPIEKVVLPVRLMHRLGAGTLVVTNAAGGVNPRYRVGDLMLIDDQINLKFRNPLVGENDESIGPRFPDMSAPYDKALIAAALRAAMTAGIPLQQGVYAGMLGPTYETRAEYRMVRQLGADAVGMSTVPEVIAAVHAGMRVLGLSVITNACSPDDLGETTGEQVADAAAAAAERVRAVILGVIATR; from the coding sequence ATGAACCCCCTCCAACACGCCTTCGACGCCGTTCGCTCGCGCTGGCCGCATGAACCGGACCTCGGCTTGATACTCGGCTCGGGCCTGGGCGCGGTGGCCGATGCGATTGCTGAACCGGTCGTCGTCCCCTACGCAGAGGTTCCGGGCTTCGCGCGTTCGACCGCCATCGGCCACGCCGGCCGGTTGATTTGTGGCTGGCTTGGCGGCAAGCCGGTGGTGGCCATGCAGGGGCGGTTCCACCTGTACGAGGGGTGGCCGATCGAGAAGGTTGTTCTGCCCGTGCGCCTGATGCACCGCCTGGGCGCAGGCACGCTGGTCGTGACCAACGCCGCGGGGGGGGTGAACCCGCGTTACCGTGTCGGCGACCTGATGCTGATCGACGACCAGATCAACCTGAAGTTCCGCAACCCGCTGGTGGGCGAGAACGACGAGTCGATCGGCCCAAGATTCCCCGACATGAGCGCCCCCTACGACAAGGCGCTCATAGCCGCCGCCCTACGGGCGGCGATGACCGCCGGCATCCCCCTCCAGCAAGGCGTCTACGCCGGCATGCTGGGACCCACCTACGAGACGCGGGCCGAGTACCGCATGGTCCGCCAACTGGGCGCCGACGCGGTCGGGATGTCGACCGTCCCCGAGGTGATCGCCGCGGTCCACGCCGGCATGCGCGTGCTGGGCCTCTCCGTGATCACCAACGCCTGCTCGCCCGACGACCTCGGCGAGACAACCGGCGAGCAGGTCGCCGACGCCGCGGCCGCCGCGGCCGAGCGGGTGCGGGCCGTGATCCTCGGCGTCATTGCCACAAGATAA
- a CDS encoding purine-nucleoside phosphorylase: MLDLYDKIQESAAAIREKWPTPPRALVILGTGLGSFAERIEVEAAIPYEEVPHFPVSTAISHAGRLVCGTLQGVPIIAMEGRFHQYEGYPLKQITLPVRVAKELGADLLIVTQAVGGMNPLYKLGDVMLIDDHINLMGDNPLVGVNDDRLGPRFPDMAAPYTAELIEAGLAVARKNDFVAQRGVMVAVTGPNLETRAEYRMLRQMGADVVGMSTVPEVIVAVHCGMRVLGMSVVTDLCFPDSLEVADVQKIIATANSAEPKLRMLVEGVLAYEAATH; the protein is encoded by the coding sequence ATGCTCGACCTGTACGACAAGATCCAAGAATCGGCCGCCGCGATCCGCGAGAAATGGCCGACCCCGCCCCGCGCCCTGGTGATCCTTGGCACCGGCCTGGGCTCGTTCGCAGAGCGGATCGAGGTCGAGGCCGCGATCCCCTACGAGGAAGTTCCGCACTTCCCGGTCTCGACCGCAATCAGCCACGCCGGCCGGCTGGTGTGCGGCACGCTTCAGGGGGTGCCGATCATCGCCATGGAGGGGCGTTTCCATCAGTACGAGGGCTACCCGCTCAAGCAGATCACGCTGCCGGTGCGGGTGGCGAAAGAACTGGGCGCCGACCTGCTGATCGTCACCCAGGCGGTCGGCGGGATGAACCCGCTCTACAAGCTGGGCGACGTCATGCTGATCGACGACCACATCAACCTGATGGGGGACAACCCGCTGGTCGGCGTGAACGACGACCGCCTCGGCCCGCGTTTCCCGGACATGGCGGCCCCTTACACCGCGGAGCTGATCGAGGCGGGCCTGGCAGTGGCGCGCAAGAACGACTTCGTCGCCCAGCGGGGCGTGATGGTTGCCGTGACCGGGCCCAACCTCGAGACCCGCGCCGAGTACCGCATGCTGCGGCAAATGGGCGCCGACGTGGTCGGGATGTCGACCGTCCCTGAGGTGATCGTCGCGGTTCACTGCGGCATGCGGGTGCTGGGGATGAGCGTGGTGACCGACCTCTGTTTCCCCGATTCGCTGGAAGTAGCGGATGTGCAGAAGATCATCGCCACGGCCAATAGCGCCGAGCCGAAGCTGCGGATGCTGGTCGAGGGCGTTCTGGCCTACGAAGCGGCGACGCACTAG
- the deoC gene encoding deoxyribose-phosphate aldolase, with protein sequence MSQSLVSMIDHAVLHPTHGQAELRAACELCTRLGVASVCVKPSYVRLAAELLAGSDVVPSTVIGFPHGGTTTSVKVAETREACRAGAGEVDVVVNLGRVFSGDWDYVLADIRAVVEAAGELDAITKVIFETGLLPSDVEKTKLCELSERAGAAFVKTSTGFGMVKDAAGNLVATGATEHDIALMRRVCSPAVAVKASGGIRSLADAQRLVALGATRLGTSATQAIAAGERSDAAY encoded by the coding sequence ATGAGCCAGTCCCTTGTTTCTATGATCGACCACGCCGTGCTCCACCCCACACACGGTCAGGCCGAGCTCCGTGCCGCTTGCGAGCTCTGCACGCGCCTGGGCGTGGCGAGCGTGTGCGTGAAGCCGTCGTACGTGCGGCTGGCGGCGGAACTGCTGGCCGGATCGGACGTGGTTCCCAGCACGGTGATCGGCTTCCCCCACGGCGGCACCACCACTTCCGTAAAGGTCGCGGAGACGCGCGAGGCGTGCCGCGCGGGCGCCGGCGAGGTCGACGTGGTGGTGAACCTGGGACGCGTCTTCTCGGGCGACTGGGACTACGTGCTGGCCGACATCCGCGCCGTTGTCGAAGCGGCCGGGGAGTTGGACGCGATTACCAAGGTGATCTTCGAGACGGGGCTGCTCCCCTCCGACGTAGAAAAAACGAAGCTGTGTGAGCTCTCCGAGCGGGCGGGCGCCGCGTTTGTAAAGACCTCAACCGGCTTCGGCATGGTGAAGGACGCCGCGGGGAACCTGGTCGCTACGGGGGCCACGGAGCACGACATCGCGCTGATGCGTCGCGTCTGCTCGCCGGCCGTGGCGGTCAAGGCGTCGGGCGGCATCCGCTCGCTGGCAGACGCGCAGCGGCTGGTGGCGCTGGGCGCCACCAGGCTGGGCACCAGCGCCACCCAGGCGATCGCCGCCGGCGAGCGCTCGGACGCCGCGTACTAA
- a CDS encoding endonuclease/exonuclease/phosphatase family protein: protein MKSIYALLLSLLACHASLAEQATPLRIVAFNCEVLKAPGVRQGQFDRYRFDPARIAHHERVAAVIETLSPDIIGLEEVISRESVDMLLGILHDKGMTDYRGYHVENSDTYSGMDVCYITRLKPDVVEGEKIRTINSEAEDPTWRAWYSAPGYNGESPRRQSTSVSRNAVYYFTVAGHKLGFLGLHLKSNPSDEAANSKRMAESIVAQRILQSEIVRRGYEPIVMGDLNDYDAEVADGDDSRDTVTKVIRNLKDFDPKRPGDELINAAALIPRKQDRYSSNWDFNENGFDDPGDVHTMIDHILFAKDLKPFVNRAFISHCTPHDTSDHFPVVLDLLLPPVSNGTVVRGAGG, encoded by the coding sequence GTGAAATCAATCTACGCCCTGCTGCTTTCGCTCCTGGCGTGCCACGCATCGCTGGCGGAGCAGGCCACGCCGCTGCGGATCGTCGCCTTCAACTGCGAGGTGCTCAAGGCGCCAGGCGTGCGGCAGGGGCAGTTCGATCGCTACCGGTTCGACCCCGCACGCATCGCCCACCACGAGCGGGTGGCCGCAGTCATCGAGACGCTCTCGCCCGACATTATCGGCCTCGAGGAAGTCATCAGCCGCGAGTCGGTCGACATGCTGCTGGGCATCCTCCACGACAAGGGGATGACCGACTACCGCGGCTACCACGTAGAGAACAGCGACACCTACTCCGGCATGGACGTCTGCTACATCACGCGGCTCAAGCCGGACGTGGTGGAGGGGGAGAAGATCCGCACGATCAACTCCGAGGCCGAAGACCCCACCTGGCGCGCGTGGTACTCGGCGCCGGGCTACAACGGCGAATCGCCCCGCCGGCAGTCGACTTCTGTATCACGCAACGCCGTCTACTACTTCACGGTGGCGGGGCACAAGCTGGGCTTCCTGGGGCTGCACCTCAAGTCGAACCCCTCCGATGAAGCGGCCAACAGCAAGCGGATGGCGGAATCGATCGTGGCCCAGCGGATCTTGCAGAGCGAGATCGTCCGCCGGGGCTACGAGCCGATCGTGATGGGAGACCTGAACGACTACGACGCCGAAGTCGCGGACGGCGACGACTCACGCGACACCGTGACCAAGGTGATCCGCAATCTAAAGGACTTCGACCCCAAACGCCCCGGCGATGAGCTAATTAATGCCGCAGCGCTGATCCCGAGGAAGCAGGACCGCTACTCCTCGAACTGGGACTTCAACGAGAACGGCTTCGACGACCCGGGGGACGTGCACACGATGATCGACCACATCCTGTTCGCCAAAGACCTCAAACCGTTCGTCAATCGCGCGTTCATCAGCCACTGCACGCCGCACGACACGTCCGACCACTTCCCGGTCGTGCTCGATCTGCTGCTCCCCCCGGTCAGCAACGGGACCGTCGTAAGGGGGGCCGGAGGATGA